One part of the Lepeophtheirus salmonis chromosome 14, UVic_Lsal_1.4, whole genome shotgun sequence genome encodes these proteins:
- the LOC121129665 gene encoding SET domain-containing protein SmydA-8: MINEFSINLYEKSCKLEIKAAKDRGRGLFACHEISKDTVIYKESPFVVGPPIIGENRTVCITCSNTIHYLENFCRKCSVGMCSNCSHLLEEECSLFEKHRNTQKLKSASNWIAILRVILRTDELSIPWKKLEDHSNNNYRMKFYKDYIANDLKKVHHEANESEVLKIASILDSNSFRINKHSLRGLFGVSSFINHDCNPNARVIFDRKGHLHLISKKTIEKGEEISISYVAPLLSTRERREKLMSSKFFYCQCKRCHDPTELGSHLSSLLCPKCQKGRIVQTNDILWNCIECGFETQDEKVNNLLQFIVKKLENNSSSIDTLDKTIKSFEKKLPQSHSIMLEYKKRLIDQQRKSITLEVIDQKLHILSQRLDILHIIEGDCDSRLKGFLSYQIYELLMGKIYLTSKSSAVQGTDIQKWRLQILKHITVAKRILSEDNNCPPDLWKVEVQ, translated from the exons atgatcaatGAGTTCTCGATCAACCTCTATGAAAAAAGCTGTAAATTAGAGATAAAGGCTGCAAAAGATAGAGGAAGAGGTTTATTCGCTTGCCATGAAATATCAAAAGATACTGTTATATACAAAGAGTCTCCATTTGTCGTGGGCCCTCCAATCATTGGTGAAAATAGAACCGTGTGTATCACTTGCTCTAATACAATACATTATCTGGAAAACTTTTGTAGAAAATGTTCTGTTGGAATGTGCTCAAATTGCTCCCATCTCCTAGAAGAAGAATGTAGTTTATTCGAAAAACATCgaaatactcaaaaat TAAAAAGCGCTTCGAATTGGATAGCAATATTGCGAGTAATTTTGAGGACCGATGAACTAAGCATTCCTTGGAAGAAACTCGAGGACCAttccaataataattatagaatgaaATTCTATAAGGATTATATTGCTAATGATTTAAAGAAAGTTCATCATGAAGCTAATGAAAGCGAAGTTTTAAAGATTGCATCTATTTTAGATTCAAACTCATTTCGTATTAATAAGCATAGTTTAAGGGGACTATTTGGAGTATCATCATTTATAAATCATGACTGCAATCCCAACGCAAGGGTTATATTTGATAGAAAAG GTCATCTTCATctgatttctaaaaaaacgatagaaaaaggagaagaaatatCCATATCATATGTTGCTCCTCTTTTGTCGACAAGGGAACGTCGCGAAAAATTAATGTCctcgaaatttttttattgtcaatgtAAGAGATGCCATGATCCAACCGAACTGGGATCCCACTTAAGCTCTCTTCTTTGTCCAAAATGTCAAAAAGGACGCATAGTACAAACTAATGATATATTATGGAATTGTATTGAATGTGGTTTTGAAACTCAGGATGAAAAAGTGAATAATCTTCTTCAATTCATTGTTAAAAAACTGGAAAACAATTCCTCCAGTATAGATACATTAGACAAAACAATTAAATCGTTCGAGAAAAAATTGCCTCAGAGTCATTCTATTATGTTAGAGTATAAAAAACGACTCATTGACCAGCAGAGAAAGTCCATAACCCTCGAAGTAATAGATCAAAAATTGCACATTTTAAGTCAGCGACTCGATATCCTTCATATTATTGAAGGGGATTGCGATTCCCGTCTAAAAGGATTTCTATCCTATCAAATCTATGAACTATTAATGGGGAAAATTTACCTAACTTCAAAGAGTTCGGCAGTTCAAGGAACCGACATTCAGAAATGGAGACTTCAAATTCTAAAGCATATCACAGTTGCAAAGCGTATATTAAGTGAAGATAATAATTGTCCTCCAGATTTATGGAAAGTTGAAGTACAATGA
- the LOC121129664 gene encoding uncharacterized protein produces the protein MSSTQPPYPGMPPSVTDPNYAYWNSYYQQQMQSWYAYSQPPPPLSVNTNVPPPYHHPAAPVVAPAPPPPPPVPSVAPPPPPTQTYGTGQYRPTPPLPPGAPPPPLPAASSNPGYFTSPPVAPVNPNPPWVCTFCKNNNLAKRTNCNRCQAPKVPPSPTPYGTQGYKKSSVTSQLANPPPPPPPPPPPIVIEPSKVEEVKPPSIPQPNRRPGDWDCSRCYNANDSYKKKCSLCNKNQSLEDYVHEGKQTNSPKLPPDEEIKPIPSVIEEKPEEILIPQPPIEKENCVVETTASSAPTVITTEQPQSLSQHQSQLQPPGQPQSQLQPPAQPQLQLQPHYKPPPQHQPQLQSQPQSQHQPQLQPRTEEAKEIVVNNITVEQTEFQFTTAPPVRGFDRGRRGYSHGRGYQTTETSFGRGRGYDLNVGRGRASYPPGQMDFVNRGRGLAIRARGREFNPSQPPPSFNKSFENKGYETQNFENKGLETQSYENKGLETPNYQIKGSENPDYQNKAFEAPIFGNKGYGNQAYGNKGFGNKAYDSKGYGNKSFETKSFESSSNPNFEKLGAPTRGRGRGGFFRGAQRSDNAFRQDKNQSIIGGFGSTPPTQQTPPTPSNPSNYLTKRPPNYGHFSDSQPSSESKPEESPQKPTPKIEATNSSEEDLLKQEKHFDKVFSTWEQNFEKWKAENVNNPDKQYVRQQQIKMEELRSKMLSRRDNIRAQRARLLEMKRKWSEDNSPSTITKEQGGEPEIKKSSLVVENMEVSTSENIVNAIEVDVEKKENKSSASWGDSNSEKPGSSASIPGLGDGKDREKEKEKEKDKERIPSLMDLSTKDFENISKAVRTLTSAQHENSGEKEETPTFPEKAQEIFDKGTKTRLQKSIDDSVPEQNKSSVNSSAGGKDAGLERAKAVSSGILDWNNKSNNAKWKAPVGKETATNNSKQPELLDQKPIDLNNKESNWKDFNSLKQRSEECWNPGETIDYCNTSRGNFNNSQNDFEGPYGNKRGSFPKQNWNFPGRDFPYARNNNHGYNNRLDQSQGFHSNVKVIDYRHKQQHSGQIDNILFKSFVNPNVLNAQSTSTPNLIENEQDKPLQFKNTSGPNFFISESSFKESSTEEPSEPKELTVDIDELIQPPGRYTRPPKILIIFRGLPGSGKTYTVKAIKSLEAELGSETPRILSLDDYFECDGKYEYEASMEDKYRQSLLKSLKKQIDDGYFNFIMVDSINNKTEHYKDMVNYGSENGFEVYIAELEAGLSVCLERNVHQRNSKEIESLLEDWDDTPIEYKRIDLKSLDESKSEMEVEEESPDGVVEGGEEEGVTPAKEKTAGSKKLSEKSSSSNSVNIKSDEEDSQDYSGAFKLSKWEIMDNDPSNARLNDLDGISEKARKKYKQHKSIEDWLELDDYKKQKDRQGKKMVRWADIEEKLKLDKMRDVGFVVGQTNWNVMMSPTTQSESALTQTKIIPNRFQDNPNY, from the exons ATGTCTTCCACACAGCCTCCTTATCCa GGGATGCCTCCGTCGGTGACGGATCCGAACTATGCTTATTGGAACTCCTACTACCAGCAACAAATGCAGTCCTGGTACGCCTATTCACAGCCTCCTCCTCCTTTATCTGTGAACACCAACGTTCCTCCTCCCTATCACCACCCCGCTGCTCCAGTGGTGGCCCCCGCGCCCCCTCCCCCACCGCCTGTTCCTAGCGTggctcctcctcctcctcctacACAAACCTACGGAACGGGTCAATACCGCCCCACTCCGCCCCTCCCTCCAGGCGCTCCTCCTCCGCCTCTTCCAGCCGCTTCCTCCAATCCTGGCTATTTTACGAGCCCACCGGTGGCGCCAGTGAATCCCAATCCCCCATGGGTTTGCACTTTCtgcaaaaacaataatttagcTAAAAGAACGAATTGTAATCGATGTCAGGCCCCCAAAGTCCCTCCCTCTCCTACGCCCTATGGAACTCAGGGATATAAAAAGTCATCTGTGACTTCACAACTAGCCAATCCACCACCCCCGCCTCCACCTCCACCCCCGCCGATAGTAATAGAACCCTCAAAAGTGGAGGAAGTTAAACCTCCGTCTATACCTCAACCAAATCGTCGCCCTGGTGATTGGGATTGTTCTCGCTGTTATAATGCCAACgactcttataaaaaaaaatgttctctaTGTAACAAAAACCAAAGCCTTGAAGACTATGTACACGAGGGAAAGCAAACTAATTCTCCAAAATTACCTCCAGATGAGGAAATTAAACCTATTCCAAGTGTCATTGAAGAAAAGCCTGAAGAAATACTTATTCCACAACCTCccattgaaaaagaaaactgtGTTGTGGAAACAACGGCTTCTTCTGCTCCAACTGTTATCACTACAGAACAACCACAATCCCTATCGCAACATCAATCACAACTGCAACCTCCAGGACAACCTCAGTCACAACTGCAACCCCCAGCACAACCCCAGTTACAACTCCAACCCCATTACAAACCCCCACCGCAACACCAGCCACAGCTCCAATCGCAACCCCAATCACAACACCAGCCACAGCTCCAACCTAGAACAGAAGAAGCCAAGGAAATAGTAGTGAACAACATTACGGTGGAACAAACGGAGTTTCAATTTACTACTGCACCTCCTGTCAGAGGATTTGATCGAGGTCGTCGTGGTTATAGTCATGGTAGAGGCTACCAAACTACCGAAACATCCTTCGGGAGAGGAAGAGGCTATGATTTGAATGTAGGGCGAGGAAGAGCGAGTTATCCTCCAGGTCAAATGGATTTTGTAAATAGAGGTAGAGGGCTTGCAATTAGAGCAAGGGGAAGAGAGTTTAATCCCTCTCAACCACCACCTTCCTTTAATAAAAGCTTTGAAAATAAGGGCTATGAAActcaaaactttgaaaataaaggCTTGGAAACTCAAAGCTATGAAAATAAAGGCTTAGAAACTCCAAACTATCAAATTAAAGGCTCGGAAAATCCAGACTATCAAAATAAAGCCTTTGAAGCTcctatttttggaaataaaggTTATGGAAATCAAGCCTATGGAAATAAAGGCTTTGGAAATAAAGCCTATGATAGTAAAGGCTATGGAAATAAGAGCTTTGAAACCAAAAGTTTTGAAAGCTCTTCcaatccaaattttgaaaaattgggaGCTCCTACAAGAGGGAGAGGAAGAGGTGGATTTTTTCGTGGAGCTCAAAGAAGTGACAATGCATTTAGACaagataaaaatcaaagtattatcGGTGGATTTGGTAGTACTCCGCCAACTCAACAAACTCCACCAACTCCATCCAATCcatcaaattatttaacaaaacgACCACCGAATTACG gtCACTTTTCAGACTCTCAACCTTCGTCTGAAAGTAAGCCAGAGGAAAGTCCACAAAAACCAACTCCTAAAATTGAGGCGACCAATAGCAGCGAGGAGGACTTGTTAAAGcaagaaaaacattttgataaagTCTTTTCCACCTGGGAGCAAAATTTCGAGAAGTGGAAGGCTGAAAATGTGAACAATCCTGATAAG CAATATGTAAGACAACAgcaaataaaaatggaagaattACGAAGTAAAATGCTTAGTCGTCGAGATAATATACGTGCACAACGGGCAAGGTTATTAGAAATGAAAAGGAAATGGTCTGAAGATAATTCACCATCTACTATTACTAAAGAACAAGGAGGAGAACCAGAGATCAAAAAGTCTTCCTTGGTTGTTGAAAATATGGAGGTTAGTACTTCTGAAAATATCGTTAATGCAATTGAAGTCGAtgtggaaaagaaagaaaataaaagctcTGCATCGTGGGGAGATAGTAATTCAGAAAAGCCTGGATCTTCTGCCTCTATACCAGGACTTGGGGATGGTAAAGATCgtgaaaaagagaaagaaaaggagaaagACAAAGAAAGGATTCCTAGTTTAATGGATTTGTCCACAAAAGACTTTGAGAATATATCAAAGGCTGTTCGAACATTAACATCTGCTCAGCACGAAAATTCAggtgaaaaagaagaaaccccTACATTTCCGGAAAAAGCTCAGGAGATTTTTGATAAGGGTACTAAGACACGTTTACAAAAGAGTATTGATGATTCTGTTCCTGAACAAAATAAGTCAAGTGTTAATTCTTCTGCTGGAGGAAAGGATGCTGGATTAGAGCGAGCAAAAGCTGTTTCAAGTGGCATTCTTGATTGGAATAATAAATCCAACAACGCAAAATGGAAAGCGCCTGTTGGAAAGGAGACTGCTACTAATAATTCTAAACAACCTGAATTGTTGGATCAAAAGCCTATTGatttaaacaataaagaaaGCAATTGGAAggattttaattctttaaaacaaAGATCTGAGGAATGTTGGAACCCTGGGGAGACGATTGATTATTGTAATACTTCCCGAGGGAATTTCAATAACAGTCAAAATGACTTTGAAGGCCCATATGGAAATAAAAGAGGTTCGTTTCCTAAACAAAACTGGAATTTTCCCGGAAGGGACTTTCCCTATGCAAGGAATAATAATCATGGTTATAATAATAGACTTGATCAATCCCAGGGATTTCATTCCAATGTCAAAGTCATTGATTACAGACATAAGCAGCAGCATTCAG gacaaattgacaatattttatttaaaagttttgttaatCCAAATGTTCTCAATGCTCAATCTACATCCACACCAAATCTCATTGAGAATGAACAAGACAAGCCCTTACAATTCAAAAATACGAGTGgccccaatttttttatttcagagtCTTCTTTCAAAGAATCCTCCACGGAAGAGCCGTCAG agCCAAAAGAGCTGACAGTCGACATTGACGAGCTTATACAACCTCCTGGACGCTATACTCGtcctccaaaaattttaataatatttagaggACTGCCTGGAAGTGGTAAAACATATACAGTGAAAGCGATCAAGAGCTTAGAGGCTGAATTAGGCTCAGAGACTCCTAGGATATTATCCTTGGATGATTATTTCGAGTGCGatggaaaatatgaatatgaagcCTCTATGGAAGATAAATATCGGCAAAGTTTGTTAAAGTCattaaagaaacaaattgatgacggatattttaatttcataatggTTGATTCCATTAATAACAAAACAGAACATTACAAAGACATGGTTAACTATGGATCTGAAAACGGGTTTGAA GTGTATATTGCGGAGCTAGAAGCAGGACTTTCTGTATGCCTCGAGAGAAATGTTCATCAAAGGAATTCAAAGGAAATAGAGTCATTGCTCGAGGATTGGGATGATACCCCAATTGAATACAAACGAATTGATCTCAAGTCATTGGATGAATCCAAAAGTGAAATGGAGGTAGAAGAGGAATCCCCCGACGGTGTTGTAGAGGggggagaagaagaaggagtGACTCCTGCCAAAGAAAAGACAGCAGGATCCAAGAAATTGTCAGAGAAGAGCAGCAGCAGCAACTCAGTCAATATCAAGAGTGACGAAGAG GACTCTCAAGACTACAGTGGAGCCTTTAAACTCAGTAAATGGGAAATAATGGATAATGATCCTTCAAATG ctCGTCTGAATGATTTGGATGGTATATCAGAAAAGGCAAGGAAGAAGTACAAGCAGCATAAATCCATCGAGGACTGGCTTGAATTAGATGATTACAAAAAGCAAAAGGATAGACAGGGGAAAAAGATG GTGCGATGGGCCGACATTGAGGAAAAACTCAAATTGGATAAAATGAGAGACGTAGGATTTGTCGTGGGACAAACGAATTGGAATGTTATGATGAGTCCAACAACACAAAGCGAATCCGCTCTTACTCAAACTAAAATCATTCCCAATCGCTTTCAAGATAAtccaaattattga